In Tachysurus fulvidraco isolate hzauxx_2018 chromosome 9, HZAU_PFXX_2.0, whole genome shotgun sequence, the sequence CAGCGCACTGACTGATCATGAAAGTGGTTTCATGGAAGTGATGAGAAAGGGAAACACTAAACGTGCAGTGCAGACTACTGAGGGACTCCTGCAGCAGGATTGGGAAACACTGCTATAGACTACACAAATGATAAGCCTGTTGTAGTGTGATGAGCAACGCGCTCCATGTTCAACGACGCGCTCTACAAACCAATCCGCGGCACACAGGGGTGGGTTTTGTTACGCGAGGGCGGAGATTTCGCTTCTATTTAAAGTGAAGCGGTGCATCGAGTAAGAGAGTAGTTTTAGCTCCGAGCAGGGAAGAAGTGGAGAGAGTTACTGTACGAAGGGGGAAGCCTTTTGTTTGGACTGGAGAACAGTGCAACACGCATGGAGCGGAAGATCAATTAGACGCGTGCGCTCGGAAATACGCAGGTATTCATTTCAGATAGAAGACTTCGTATGGGTTTAAAAAGGCTTTGCAGGTGTTTAGGTCTAGCGAAAGAGATCTATATGTTTCTCAAGGCAGTGAAGAGGAGATATGCATGCTTATAGAGCTGaaatgtttggtgtgtgtgtgtgtgtttgtgtgtgtttgtgtgtgtgtgtgtgtgtgtgtgtgtgtgtgtgtgtgtgtgtgtgtgtgtgtgtgtgtgtgtgtgtgtgtgttatcaaaCATTGATTCGCCCTTGTGTCTCGCTCCATTCTGCGGTTCGCTCCAGGCGCAGTGACTTGTTTACATATCTGAGCGCATGACCGTAACACTGATctgttcttgttttattttgcgtttttatttattttttgtttttatttttgtttttgttttttggttacAGAAGCAGCTTTCCATGCCTCTCGCGTGCCTCTCCCGTCCTTGATGGGCAACCAACTGGACCGGATCACGCACCTAAGCTACAGCGAGCTACCCACTGGGGATCCGTCGGGCGTGGAGAAGGACGAGCTGCGCGTCGGCGTCGCCTATTTCTTTTCCGACGACGAAGAGGAGCTTGACGACCGGTCGCTCGAGCGCAGCCCGAGCGAGGAGGGCGCCGTGGACACGTTAGACGAGATCGAGTACTCGGCCTTCTGCTGCCACGAATGCATCTTCTCCAAGGTGCGCGCGCGCGAAGACCTGCGCGTGTACCCGGTGCCCACGCTGCTCGCCATGTGCAAACCGGGCGACGTGCTCGAGCTGGTGGCGAGCGCTCAGGCGCCGCACTGGGCCGTGTTCGAAGGCGAGGACCAGGTGATCCATCTGCACAAGGGAGAGATCCGCAAGGACAGTCTGTTTGACGTGAGCGGCGGCCGCCGCGGGCGAATCGCTAACGACCGCTACCGTTTCCGGCCGCTGCCACCTGACCTGGTTGTGCGTAATGCGAGCGGCCACCTGGGGCTAAACCGCGCCGACGTGTGCTGGACGAGCTCAGAGAGCTTCGCCGCATGGTGCCGCTTCGGCAAGCGCGAGTTCAAGGCTGGAGGCGAGGCGCATTCAGCCGGTCAACGTTACCTGCTCAAGGTGCACCTGTCCGAGAGCACAGTGCACACGCTCGTCTTCCGCAGCCTCGAGGAGCTCATACGCGAACGGAGGCGCGTGGACGCCAGTGGAATTCTGGAGGAGCTTTCTCTGCTCGATGGCAAGCAGTAAACGGATTTTTGGaggtcgtttttttttctttaggtcTCTTATTTTGGTTGTTGAGAAAAGCATCGCGGTCACAGTGTGGGGACTCTACACGCGCCTGCGGCACGGACAGCGCGTGTACCTTTCATGCAAGACTTTTAAGGAATGTGcgcttttcattttaaagctcagtGTTTGCAAAGACAACGCCCTTTATGGCTCGTGCCGTGTGATCCGGTGCACTCCAAAACACCACAGACCTTCAACAGAATAAACCAATGCCCATTGACCATAGTGCAAACTGGACGCCGGGAAGCTCAGCCAAGCCGCAAAGGATCTGGAACGGATTGTGGCAGATGGTGCGCGCTCCGGATTCTTCCTTTCTTTcgtgttattttaaaaagaaaaaaaaaaaacacccaaaagCTTTAGCATTAAAGACGCGCCGCGGAGATCACGCGCCACTGCGTAACGACTGTGATCCGAACACGGCGACCTTTACACACGTCTGGCATTTCTTTTATGACAACACgcaaaaatgtacattattcTCATTTCTTTTTCGGAGtccatatttttgtattttagttaGGCAAGGAAATCTttgttttattgaaataaaactTAGATTGTTCTCTGAAGCGTGTTCTCACTCCGTTACTCTGTGTGCACGAGCGCTTTTTGCTGGCTGAGCTGCATCTCAACGAGCATCACAAAATCCTTCACGAGCCTTATTACATGCTTTATATGCGCCTCTGTGCGTCCAGTTCGATCAggagggttgtttttttttacactaggAGGATAATGCGCAGCTTCGGATATCCTACCTGTGGTTCTGTTGTGTATGCATAATAAACCGAGGACTCTCACGTGCAGAGTGCATGATGATTAGGTGCTTCATAAAAGTTTCATAAACAGCTTGGTTATTAGCTGATGACTTGTCAGTGCAAGGGAtatgaaacttaaaaaaaaaaaaaactcaggatGCCTAAAGGAAAGGTGCAACCTTAAATAAACAAGATGctgtttttattgattgattgaatgattgACTGATTTGGAGTCTCTCAGTGGTTTGATGATGCAATCTGGATTCCTTTCACGTGAATGCTGGAGCTCGGCAGCCTGATGAGTGTTTACAGATTTGACAAGCTCACATGATTGATGCACGTTGATGAACACCGGCAGGAGAGTTTGGTTTGTGCTACTTGTAGCTGTAGAAAGCAGATTGTGCTGCATTAGGCCTTTCGTGCGCCGATTTAGCATCGTTAAAGTGTCATCAAGCGAAGGTTAAAGGTCAGACTCGGGAACATCTGTGCCACAAAAAGCTGTTTCATTCCTCGAGATTTCTAAGTGCCACTGGGTCTGAGAAGTATTTATCCAAATCTTCTGCAGTTCATAGTGGCTGGGGGACTTGTGTGGAGCAATaatctacgtgtgtgtgtgtgtgtgtgtgtgtgtgtgtgtgtgtgtgtgtgtgtgtgtgtgtgtgtgtgtgtgtgtgtgtgtgtgtgcttgtgtgtgtgtgttgcattatGCAGTACTAGCAATTACAGTCATGCTCTGCTGGCTTTTCTATTAAAGTGTGCTGGTTGCTGGGAttgcttattattttatatgaatatcaAGACTGATCAACCTGCAGTCGCCTTAGTTTGTAACTTCTGCTTCTATTTTCTTGAGTCCACTATAAAGAATGTGTTTCAGAAGCTTATTAAAGGCTAATTGAATTTTCCTCCTATGTTTTCTTTGATGTTAACTTTCACGCTGCTGGCTTCAGGGAATAATTTCATAATGTTgactatagtatagtatacaatataattgtgcaagtgtaaTGCTTCATCATAAGTAGTTCTTTTCAAGGTTTCTGCCTCAGGTTGCTACTGTTGTTGCCACTCGGTTTGCTTGTTGAAGAcatccagatttctgtaaatctgctttgtgatGATGTTTAAACAAAGGGCTTTTTATGGTAGATGGTTATATTTCTAGTTTCCTGTAAGGGTTTTAGTTTGTTTGCACTTTTTCTTAAGAAACACTGCTGTTGAGTCCTGCTCAGAACCAACCAGAAGGACTATCAGACAGATGAATCCATTTATTGGCAATATTAACATTGCACTCTGAATCTCGGTTAGTTGATCAGATTGTTGTGTCGGATTGTGTTGTGCTCGTAATGTTGGTCATCCTCCATCCTTGGTGCTTCAACCAACCGGTGCATGATGTTTGGTGTATCTGAGGGATTAATATGGAAAAGAGGAGTGATCTTGAATATGGAATGCAGGTGAAGACATTTTCTGGCCGCTagtgtaaaatatttaggaTTTTCATGCCAATATACTGGTTTCGTAAACTGATTACAGATGCAAGTGCTTACGCTGTTCAAACGCTTGACTGAGGGCTCATTTATCTCCTGTTTGAGTTACTGTCACAGGCGTAGTTTGTTGTTCAGCCATCAAGGAATCTTCTGCTCtggtctccctctctctttctctctcgctctctctctctctctctccctccctctttacTCCTCTTCCTGCTCCCTTTGACAGTCTGTCTCCTGTGTTGTCTTTTCGAGGCTAAGAATTGAGGGTAGTGGGGCAGCAGGCTATATGCAGAGAACAGGGACAATCTCTGtctcctcatcatcctcttcgTATCGGAGGAAGcttactaatttatttattaataaacacatttatgctCTGATTCTATactgttttaaaacaaacatagaCTTGTAATATATGCTAGATTTCGTTTGCTTACTTTTTCCAGCTTGCTCTACCCCCAGAATGAGAACAAGATGAGAACtgtataacaataatataactATCATTTTTAAGGGAGCCAGAATATAGTCTCCCTGTCCCACCTCTTTAGCTTAACCGGTAAAGTTCTTAACCGGTAAACTTCCTGGCTCCCTTAaaaattatattgttatattattgttatacaGTTCTCATCTTGAGCTGTTGGGCCTTCTGATTGGTTTCCAATGGTCTGTTCATCcaaaaagaagtttttttttcttttttttcttgcttcttTTCAACAAGGCACAGTATTCACTTAGCCATTTAACTTTCGTTTATTTCTCTTAACCTACCAttcaaatgtcattttaaacaccCTGTCCACAAATCCTcagatttattgattgattgattgattgattgattatttatttatttatttttatttttttatttgtttgtttgttagtttacACAAAGCTTACTGGAAGGTGAAAGGAAAAGAGGCCTGTAGTTCTGGGAGGACGACCATGTCGTAGTAGGGCTGCTATTTTTAGATGCTGCAGCACCGGCGATTTTGTCTTCGTGTTTGTAAGCAAGACCGCAAAAGCATGCTGTGGTGCATCACATCTCTGGGGGGGGAGCTAATCGATTTTCCAGGATCAATGACCGtgactaaacaaaaataaatgtggaGAGCATGGATTTTAACCCTGAACTTTTATGGTTTGCTGTGGGACGCAGGAGACAAATGAAGCGATTAGACCTTTACATGCCAGGGGACACGTTCACACCTGTAGACCTGagcgtgcacacacgcacacatacatgcacacacactctcacacacacacacacacacacacacacacacacacacacacacacacacacacacacacacacggtcattATTagtttctacaaaaaaaatcctttaaagATGTAATTTATTTTGGATATTGGGTTTTAAtgcttttctgtgtgttttgatcattttaaacacatgatCAGCCCTAATTACAGTTTCAGTAAATTATATGACTATTCCATTGAATTCatgtccactagatggcgcaTCAGAGCCAAAACATTTTAGCGTCATTCACAGTAATATTAAAGCCAGTCACGAGctctttgtctttttaaaaaCCTTACGCCATCATCGTGAATGTTGGCATGAGCTTCGAAAACGATCACCTTATATTTAAACGTATATGAACAGCGTTTGTTATTTTAAAGGCCACATGCAaggttttttatgtttatacatttacagcatttagcagacacccttatccagagtgacataactgagcaattgagggttaagggccttgctcaggggcacagcagtggcagcttggtcctggggtacgaacccatgaccttaCGACcagaagtccaacaccttaaccacttagcTACCACTTCCAACATACACTAACTGTAACAGCTCATCTTAATATTCTAAACAGAGCAGAACTATAGCATTGGAAACACAATGCTAGTTTGTTGTTATTGTCACATGATGCCTCcgatatttttaatgttaatatttgtcTAATGTGTGTCAGGCAGCCATCTTGTGTAGACATAGAATTCATTTCTTTCAggatttcctgtttttttggtGATTGTTGAGGCCAAAAAAGCTTGATGTTCCTTCATTGATttcaaaagcttttattttataggtttttttttcagtttttaaggAAAACTACATGATAAACAAATGTTGGTAAAATATgttctgcttatttatttatttgtttgtttgtttgtctgtttctttgcAATCGCAAAAATTGTGAAATCCTGAAGGTTCTAAATAAggcctttattttaaaatattttgtcttaAAACAAACTattcatgagtgtgtgtttacctgttcaTTTAGAGCTGATTTTACCtcagagctgttttttttttctcactatcAGTGAGAGTTATGTGCGATGAGTTAAAGTGAGAAACATGCGATGCTTATGTGTAGTCAGACTTTTCTTCAGTTCCCTGCTTGCTTTCATCCAGTTCTTCCTTGTAATTAGttcctatttattttttgagacataaagcttttattgatagtgtttacagtgaacTTGCTTGGCTAATCTGCTAACAAAGTCTAGCATGTAGCATgttcaataattttttttttcaggtaaaaaaaaatatagctgTACTGTGAACACTCACAACACTCGGCAGCATCAGTCACTACACACCCACAAGAGACAAACGACAAGAACTGACTCATCACAGGCTAGTGCAAGTGTAAAGCAACAGATTAAAGCCAAGATAGAGCTAATACTTTGTAGTGATACGCATGCTAGCCTTGAAGGATCAAATCTATGGACATCAACTTTACCCAGCGCTCTGTTATTAAGCATTTATATACATAACTCAGCAATTTTTGGGATTGGTACTCGATAATTGCTTTATAATAAGCTCCTCGATGTATTTACCCACCGTACAACCGATCACTTGTCTTATTGGTGtgtctgtaacagcagctcagacTGTGTAGCATTGCTGTAAATGATTAGCACGGTTCTTCTAACATGTTATCGTTTCTGTAGCCACTAAGTCTGCGAGCAGTAAATGGATAAAGTTGATAATGATCAGATATGAAAAATGGTCTGTTTGTTTAGAGCAGTAGTTTTTGGAAAGAGTTTCTGGTGCTGAACACATTTTCTAACAGCTCAAGATTAACATTGTACCTTTTTTGTGGGTTGCTTAGCAACCAGCtgcgttgttgttgttgttgttgttggtgttgttctTGTCGTAGTGGAAATGTTAGAGTTTGTAGTTGCTACATGACATTTCGTTCAAGACATACCACAATTATCCCAGTAAAAGTGTGTTTGATGATGGAAAATATGGTAAATGTTGTCGTAGGTGACGGTAAACTCCGCTTCGAGTCAGATCACATCACCCTGTCACTCCGTTGTCTTTACGCAACAAATCACAACAAACATCTTAGTCACGCTTCCTAACTCCAAACACCAAAGAGTCAGCGCATAGGGCCGATGGCAGACGAGTAACGACAACGAGCCGACTCGTGTTTATCGCATCATCTGGCTCACGTACTGCTGATGAACTCACAGATTTTAAACTAACCGAGCACAAAACACCGGCTGGATGAAAACGAGGCTCAGAGCAGAGCTTACAGATGGGTCCTGTAATTGTTTCACAAATTTCATTTGGCTCAGATGGTGATTGTCTT encodes:
- the lratd1 gene encoding protein LRATD1 → MGNQLDRITHLSYSELPTGDPSGVEKDELRVGVAYFFSDDEEELDDRSLERSPSEEGAVDTLDEIEYSAFCCHECIFSKVRAREDLRVYPVPTLLAMCKPGDVLELVASAQAPHWAVFEGEDQVIHLHKGEIRKDSLFDVSGGRRGRIANDRYRFRPLPPDLVVRNASGHLGLNRADVCWTSSESFAAWCRFGKREFKAGGEAHSAGQRYLLKVHLSESTVHTLVFRSLEELIRERRRVDASGILEELSLLDGKQ